From the genome of Sphingobacterium sp. UGAL515B_05:
TCTGGTTCAACAAGAATATTTCCCTTTTGATCCAAGACATTATACGATGCAAGGTAATGCCCTATCGGAACGATTTCATCTTTCAATCCGAGATGTTCCAAAGCTTGCATGGCGTTGGCCGCGAGCCCGAATCCAGCACCTATGCCCTTGAGTTCAATGGCGCTTTCATAGACATGTGCTTCAATACCTACTTTTGCAAGCCCAATTGCAGCACATAATCCCGCGATACCTCCGCCGACGATAATAAATGTGCTGTCCGTCGAATGCATAATTAAAGACTATTTGCAATTTCGTTTGTTAAACCAACAAAATCATCCACGGTCAGTCGCTCCGCGCGTAGCTCGTACAATGGATTGTCGGACATTTTATCTTTGGGAACAACGCCAGAAAGTGAGTTACGGAGGGTTTTACGGCGTTGATTGAAGCCCGCTTTGACAACACGCCAAAATAGTTTCTCATCACAATTCAATTGTTCACGGTCATTGCGCGTCATGCGGATAACGCCCGACAATACTTTTGGCGGTGGATTAAAAGCTCCTGCTTTTACAGTAAAAAGGTATTCTACTTTATAATAGGCCTGTAAAAAGACACTCAAGATACCGTATTCCTTGCTGCCCGCCTTAGCTGTACAACGTTCGGCCACTTCTTTCTGGAACATCCCCGTCATTTGAACCACACGTTGGCGTTCATCCAAAATTTTAAAGAGAATCTGGGAGGAGATGTTGTAAGGGAAATTGCCAATAACAGCCATTTTCTCACCAAAATACTGTGAAAAGTCAAGGTTCAGGAAATCACCGTGGATCAATCGCTTACCCAATTGGGGATATTTATCGTCCAAATAAGCAATGGATTCGTCATCCACATCGATCAAATAGGTTTCATATTCTTCCTTTTGCAGGAGAAAATCAGAAAGTACGCCCATTCCCGGACCTACTTCAAGCACTTGGCTAAAACCCAATTTAGGATCCAGTGCTTCCACAATCTTTTGTGCAGCATTTTTATCGTTCAAGAAATGCTGTCCTAAATGTTTTTTTGCTCTTACTGTGCTCATGTTGCAAAAGTAATGAAAATTAAAAACTAAAAGTCAGAAATTAGAAGTCCGAAGTAAAAAGCTTAAAGTTAAAAAAGAGCAAGGAGCAAAGAACAAGGATAAAGGACAATACCCAATACTAAAAAAAAATCCCTATTTTTGAATCAAAGCATTTAAACAGAATGAGCGATAAATTAAAAATCGGAATTACCGTAGGCGATATTAACGGCATTGGACTTGAAGTCATAATTAAATCTTTGGTAGATCAGCGGATGTGCGATTTCTTTACGCCGGTGGTTTACGGAAATACAAAGGTTGCTTCTTTTCACCGTAAAGCGATCGGTGTAAATGATTTTAGTTTTAACGTGATCAATGATGCTGAGCAGGCACATTCCAAAAGAGCAAATATGATCAATTGCTGGCAGGAAGACGTCAAGATTTCGTTGGGTGAAGAAAACGAAATTGGCGGTAAATATGCTTTCCTTTCGTTGGAGAAAGCTGTTGAAGACCTGAAAGCTGGCAAGATTGATGCTTTAGTGACTGCCCCAATCAATAAGCATAATATTCAACAGGAGGGATTTCAATTTCCGGGCCATACGGAATACCTGCAGTCCAAAGTGGGGGCCGATGATGTCCTGATGTTTATGGTATGTGATGAATTGCGTATTGGTGTGGTAACAGGTCATATTCCACTGCATGAGGTTGCGGCTAATATTACGGAAGAGGCTATCCTTAAAAAGCTAGCGCTGATGAATGATTCCCTGAAGAAAGATTTTTGGGTTGAAAAACCTAAAATTGCTGTCTTAGGACTAAATCCACATGCTGGTGATCATGGTATTATTGGTACGGAAGATGACCAGATCATTAGACCTACGGTAGAAAAAGCAAACGAACAGGGAATCTTCTGTTTTGGCCCTTATCCGGCCGATGGATTCTTTGCTAAAGGCGCATACGAGAAATTTGATGCGGTACTGGCAATGTACCACGACCAAGGATTAATACCTTTTAAGCATATTGCCAAAGGTGCCGGTGTCAACTTTACCGCTGGTCTTCCTGTCGTACGAACTTCGCCAGATCATGGTACAGGCTATGATATTGCGGGAAAAAATCTAGCTTCTGAAAGTTCTTTTGTCGAGGCGATTTTCTCAGCTTTGCATATTGTGAAACACCGCCGTGAACAAGCGGAATTACTTAAAAATCCACTTGCTTTCCGTAAGTTATCCAAAGATAGGGATTAGGGAAAAAAATTGTTACTTTTGCAAACTGTTTGGTTTTTACCTGCTGTTTTGACTATGTACGATAATTTACAACATCCAATCTTTTCAATCATTAAGGAACTCGCCGAGACAACAAATACAGAATGTTATGTCATCGGGGGGTATGTTCGCGACTATATCATGAAGCGCCCTTTTAAGAATGATGTGGATATTGTTGTCGGTGGCAGTGGTATTGAATTTGCGACTTTATTGGGAGATAGGCTGCATACCAAAGTTGCCGTATATAAGAATTTTGGCACTGCAATGCTGGTTTATGAAGGACTCAATGTGGAGTTTGTCGGTGCGCGAAAGGAATCTTATCGTGCCAATTCACGCAAGCCCATTGTTGAGGATGGAACCTTATCCGATGACCAAAATAGACGTGATTTTACAATCAACGCGATGGCATTTTCTCTGAATAAAGCGGATTATGGTACTTTAGTCGATCCATTTGAAGGCGTAAAAGACCTTGAACAACGCATTATTCGGACACCTTTGGATCCGATAGAAACATTTTCTGATGATCCATTGCGGATGATGCGTGCTATTCGTTTCGCTACGCAGTTGAATTTTAAAATTGCCATTGAGGCAATAACTGCGATTACAGATACAAAAGAGCGAATAAAAATTATTTCCAAGGAACGAATTATTGATGAAATCAATAAAATCATTCTTTCTCCAAAACCTTCAGTAGGTTTTAAATACCTGTTTGATACCGGTCTATTGGAATTGATATTTCCGGCGATGTATAATTTACATGGTGTTGATATTATTGACGGCAAAGGCCATAAGGATAATTTCTACCATACGCTGGAAGTGTTGGACAATGTCTGTGAATTATCTGATGACCTCTGGTTGCGTTGGGCTGCGATTATGCATGATATTGCTAAACCGGCAACCAAGCGTTTCGACAAAAAACTCGGTTGGACTTTTCATGGCCACGAAGACCGTGGTGCCCGTATGGTACCAAAGCTTTTTGCCGAATTGAAGCTACCGCTCCATGAGAAAATGAAATTTGTTCAAAAACTGGTACAATTACATCTTCGGCCTATCGTCTTGGCGCAGGATATCGTAACGGATTCTGCTGTACGCCGTCTATTGTTTGAGGCGGGGGATGATATTGAAGCCCTTATGATGCTATGCCATGCGGATGTGACAACAAAGAATGAGTTTAAAAAGAAGAAATATCGTCAGAATTTTGAACTTGTCAAACAAAAATTGAAAGATGTTGAAGAACGGGATAAGGTGCGCAACTGGCAACCACCGATCAGTGGAGAAGATATTATGATCCTATTTGGCTTAGCGCCGGGACGTACCGTTGGGCAGTTGAAAAATTTGATTCGCGAGGCTATTCTGGAAGGCGAGATTCCAAACTCCCGAATAGAAGCATATCAATTCTTGGTGAAAAAAGCAGGCGAAATGAACCTGACGATCAAACAAGAAATCCCATTGGAAATTTCCAATTCTTAAAATATAGTATTAATTTTAGAGGGTTAAAAGAAGAAAATAGTAGACATGGCAATTTATAGATTTAGAGTTACTTTTGAAGATTATGAAGATGTATATCGTGAAATCGACATGCCTTCAAAAAGTACATTTATAGACCTACATGAAGAAATCCATAAATCAACAGGATATGCTGCAGATGCATCTTCCTCTTTCTATGTGAGTAATGATCAATGGAAAAAGGGAACAGAGATTGCATTTAAGCCTACGCAACGTAAAAAGGACGCAGAGGTATTGTTGATGGAGAATATCCGATTGAGCAAGTTTATCGATGATCCACATCAGAAATTTTACTACGTCTATAATTTTGATCGTCCTTATGATTTTCAGGTTGAACTGATTAAGATCTTGAAAGAAGAGGATGGAAAGGATTATCCTGCATTATTTAAGTCCATCGGCCAGGTTCCTAAGACCATGACAGCTGCTAATTTCCCCGTATCAGATGCAGTTGAAGAGGATGACTATGTAGAGGAAGACGATACGCAATATGGCGTAGATGATGATGACGAATTAGACGGCTTCGACAGTGACGATGAAGAAGAGGGCGAAGAAGGTGAAGAGCGTGAAGAATCGAACGGTTACGAGGACGAATATTAATTAAGAAGACTTTATAGGTTCTTTTTGGACCTGTGAAGTACTATATTATGGCAAATAAAAAAACATTGATAGCCATTGTGGGGCCAACAGCTGTTGGTAAGACCACAATGGCTATTTCATTGGCACAATATTTTAAAACAGCAATAATTTCTGCTGATTCTCGTCAGTTCTATCAGGAAATGTCTATTGGTACGGCTAAACCAGATCCAGCGGAACTTGCTGCTGCACCTCATTATTTCATTAATTCACACTCCATAACGCAGGATTATTCAGCAGGAGATTTTGAACGTGAGGCCTTACTGAAACTGGAAGAACTATTTCAATTGCACGACGTGGTAATCATGGTAGGTGGATCGGGCTTGTTTGTACGGGCCCTCTGCGAAGGATTGGATGACTTGCCCAAGGCGGGGGATGAAGTGCGTGAGCGACTTAATCATGAACTTGCAGTATTGGGATTGGAGGCCTTAAAAGATCGATTGAAAAGCATTGACCCGGCATATTTTGAAACTGCAGACATCGATAATCCGCAACGTGTCGTCCGGGCGCTTGAAGTTTTTGAGGCGACAGGTAAACCCATGTCATTTTACCATAAGAAAGATGTCGAGAAAAGGCCTTTTGATGTCCTTACCATTGGCTTGAATATGGATCGGGCTGACTTGTATGAAAGGATCAATTTACGTGTAGATTTGATGATGACAAATGGCTTACTGGACGAAGTGAAAGCTTTACTTCCTTTCAGAACGAAGCCCGCATTGCTCACTGTTGGTTACGCCGAGTTGTTTGATTATCTCGATGGCAAGCAGTCTTTGGAGGACGCAATAGCGAAAATCAAGCAAAATTCGAGGCGTTATGCCAAGCGACAGATTACATGGTTTAAAAAATATGGTTATACGCACTGGTTTCAATCCCAGGAGACAGCCGCAATAATTGATTTTATTCAAAAGGAGCTGACAGGAGAGCATTCCTAAAGATCTAGCAGAAGTGAACTAGATGTTATCTTCGAAGGTTCAAACGAGGTTTATAGACCGCTTTTCAAGGTGTGCATAACGTATATAGGCCATAAAAAAAGCCTTTGTTATTAATAACAAAGGCTTTTCTATTTCTAGCCGATAATTACTTCACTAAATAGTTCCATCCAAATGGATCTTCTACTTTGCCATAGCGCAAGTCGTTGAGGTAATTCAAAACACGATTTGAAAACTCGCGGCCCTCTACTGGTGGCAAGTGGTAATCTTGTCCTTCGAAACCGATACGGCTGATATCCGTAATTGTGGCTGCAGTACCAGCTGCGAAAGCTTCAGTTACTGTACCGGCTTTAATACCGTCAATTAGTTCTTGAATAGATACCTTTCTCTGCTCGGCTTTATAACCCCATTTCTCCGCCAATTCCATAATTGTACGGCGTGTTACACCGTGTAAGATTGTATCACCATGTGGTGTAATAATCGTATCTCCAATGCGGAAGATAAGGTTTGCCGTACCTGCTTCTTCAATATATTTATGCTCGGAAGCATCTGTCCACATAATTTGGTCATAACCTTCGTCATTGGCCAATTGTGTAGGGTAAAGCGATAATGCATAGTTACCTGCATTTTTAGAAAAACCAACACCACCTTCTGCTGCACGCGTATAGTAGGTCTCAACTTTTAAGCTGATTGCTTTGCTGTAATATGCGCCTACAGGGCCAGTGATAATGATAAATTTGTATGACTTTGAAGGGTGTACACCTAATGCTGCTTCTGTTGCGAACATAAAAGGACGGATGTACAATGATGAACCTTCTTTTGCCGGGATCCAGTTACGGTCGATGTCCAATAGTTTGCTTAGGCCATCCATGAAAATCTCCTCAGGTACCTCCGGCATTTGAAGACGTGCGGCAGATTTGTTGAATCTTTCCCAGTTTCTGTCCGGACGGAAGATACTTACTGTTCCATCTGCAAATTTATACGCTTTGATTCCTTCAAAGATCGCTTGGCCATAATGTAAAGCGGACATTGAAGGACTAATACTGATATCTCCGTAAGGGACGATGCTGACATCTTTCCATTCACCGTCATCATAGTTTGCGACCAGCATGTGGTCGGATAAAATCTTTCCGAATTTTAGATTGTCGAAATCTACTTGCGAGAGTCTTGAATTTTGAGTTGGCTCTACGCGAATTGAATAGTTCTCTGTCGCGTTCATCTTATTTTTTAATTACTTAGGCTAAGTTAGGAAAAAAATGAAATATAAGTTGCACCTGTACCCGGATAATTTACCCGCTTTGATATGCCTTTTATTTCGGACAGTTGTTCCCTGTTTTGCTACACTTTTTTTGAAATGGAAGAATTTGGCGGCATTTCTTTATGTTCGACTGTATTAATAATTAAATGTATTAATTATTTATTAATTAACGTGGAGGTTTGATATTATGGCATAAAGTTTGGCTATAAAGAATGCGGTCCTATAGATGGGCTTTTTGGTCCGCAGTAACGCTATAAAATCACTTATCATAAAAATAAACTTAGTATGGAATTGACTCACAGTCTTAACAAAAGTAGTGAAGTAACATCAGGCGATAATCGCTCAGTGTTACAGGGTGAAGTTGAAGTTCAGAAGAAAGGTATTTCTATGAATTTTATCCTTGGTTTTTTTGTTTTTTTATATAAAACGGCAATTAAACCTTAACAAACCTCCATTATAGTCTAAGCTTTCTTGAGCTTACCAATTAGACGAACTCACAGCGGTTCTTTAAAACAACAAAATTCAGCAATACGAGATTAGCCAAAATAAGGGAATCCAAAAATTTTGGCTAATCTCCAGCCGGAGACCGCCCTATTACGGTCAATGTGCGGAATATTTCAGTTTGTACGCCGTATTATTCGGCGAGTATTTTCAAGAGCGGGTCGAGATATTCGCGGCTATTGCTCAATCTTGGAACCTTATTTTGTCCCCCAAGTTTACCCCTTGATTTCATCCATTTATAAAACGTATCTTCGGGCGCATTGTGTACAATAGGTGGTCGGAGCGCCATATTCTTAAAACGTTTGGCGTCATAATCCGAATTGATTTCACGGAGTTTTGCATCCAATATTTCACAGAAGCGTTTAAAATCGTTGGGTTGTTGTTCAAATTCTATTACCCATTCATGTGCCCCGGCTTCAGCATCTTTAAAATATACCGGCCCTGCCGTATAATCTTTTATGCGTGCCTGTGTTAATTTGCTCGCTTCGGCCAATGCCTGTTCGGCATTGTCAACAATAACCTCTTCACCAAAGGTGTTAATGTATTGTTTGGTCCGTCCGGAGATCTGAAAACGATAAGGAGATAATGACGTAAATTTTATGGTATCACCGATTTTATATCGCCATAAACCTGCGTTGGTAGAGATAATCAATGCGTAGTTTTTGCCAAGCTCCACCTGATCCAAACGTAAGGTTGACGGATTTTCTTCATGCATTCGTTCAGTAGGTAAGAATTCGTAATAAATACCATAATCTAGCATAAGCAGAAGATCTTCCGAGTCAGATTGATCTTGTAAACCAAAATATCCTTCTGAGGCATTGTAATTCTCTAGATAATACATGTTGTCCGAAGGGATCAATTGTTGGAATTGCTCGCGGTAAGGTTTAAAACTCACACCACCATGTCCATAAAACTCTAGGTTTGGCCAGACCTCAAGGAGGTTATCTTTGCCTGTAATCTCAAGAATACGCTTGGCCATAACAATATTCCAGGTCGGTACGCCAGCTAGGCTCGTTACGTTTTCTTTGAGTGTAATTTGCGCAATCTGCTCAATTTTCTCTTCAAAGTTTGGATTTAAAGTAACCTCCATATTGGGCGTTCGCTTAAATTCTGCCCAGAAAGGAAGGTTACGGATGAGGATTGATGAAAGATCGCCGTAGTAGGAATCCGGACTGAAATTGTTGATTTGGGAAGAACCACCAATAACAACAGATTTTCCCGTAAATACGCGATTTTCGGGTCTATTATGACAATAAATTGTAAGCATATCTTTACCGCCCTGGAAGTGACACTCTTCGAGCGCTTCCTCACTAACGGGAATAAATTTGCTACGATCAGATGTGGTACCTGAGGACTTGGCAAACCATTTGATATCAGAAGGCCACAGGATATTCTGTTCGCCTTTTATCATACGATCAACGTAGCCCTTGATATCATCATAGTCCTGTATAGGGACGCGTTCTTTGAAGATTTCGGGCGTTAATATACTTGTATAATCGTATTTTTTTCCCCATTCCGTAGCTTCAGCAGTGGCAATTAAACTCTGAAACCATTCTTCTTGTACATCGTGTGGGTATTTCATGAAAAGTTCAATCTGGTGAATTCTTTTTTTCATGAACCAAGTAAAAATGGAGTTTAATAAGGCCATAGGGGGAGAGATTCTTTAATCTTTAAAATTTTTTCCTTCTTAATTCAAAATGTCGACCGAGATAAAATTTACGGGCAAGCTCATTATCTGCAATTTCCTCAGGTGTACCCGTCAGCATAATCTTTCCTTCGGTCAGGAGGTAGGCCCTGTCCGTAATAGATAGGGTTTCCTGTACGTTGTGGTCGGTAATTAAGATGCCGATATTACGGGTTTTGAGCTTGGCTACGATCGTCTGAATTTCTTCTACGGCGATTGGGTCAACCCCTGCAAAAGGTTCATCCAAAAGTATAAAAGATGGATTTGCAGCTAATGCTCGCGCAATTTCGGTACGTCGACGCTCACCGCCGGATAACAAATCACCCCTGTTTTTGCGGACACGGTGCAGGCTGAATTCTGTGAGTAGTTCTTCCAGTTTTGCCAAACGTTCTTCTTTATTCGGATAGTGGATTTCTAATACAGCCAGGATGTTGTTTTCTACGGAGAGCTTCCGAAAGACCGATGCTTCCTGAGCGAGGTAACCGATACCACGTTGGGCACGTTGGTACATCGCATCTTGTGTAATCTCCTGATCGTCGAGGAATACCTTGCCTTCATTGGGTTTGATTAGACCAACGATCATGTAGAAAGAGGTCGTTTTTCCCGCCCCATTAGGACCCAATAACCCGACAATCTCTCCTTGTTCCACATGGAAGGAAACATTGTTGACAACGGTACGCTGCTTATATTTTTTTATGAGATGTTCTGCCTTTAAAATCATCTTCGTGGAGTGTCTTGTGTTATATGTATCTGTTCAATAGGACTACTTAATAACCCTCACCATTCTTTCATGCCTGGTATCTAATCCTGTATGAGGGTTTTACGCCTTGATCAAATCTTGTGTAAATATATTTAATATCTTCTTACTATTGCAATACTAATACTTAATCCCTTTGATGTTTAGTTGTAAGTTTCTTTTGTTGCGCCACACATTCTCTTCAATGCTGTAACAGATGTCGAAACTTTGCCCAGAATTGATATGTGTGATATGTTCTGCCAGTCCAAAACCGATACAGTCAAATGAAGGCGAGTCTTCTTGAACAACGGTCATCTTGAGGTGATTGGTGCCCACAATAAAAGCTTGTCCTACTGCATTTACCTTTTTACTGAGGAAAATAGGAGATTCATTTTGGGGGCCGAAAGGTTCAAACTGCTGGAGAATACGAAAGAACTTAGCGTCGATATCTTTCAAGGCTAGTTTAGCATCGATCAAAATTTCTTGGGTCAGCATTTCAGGACTGATACGTCGCGATACCACTTCCTCAAAACGATCTTGGAATAGGGTGACATTATCTAAGGACATCGTTAGTCCGGCAGCATATTTATGACCACCAAATTGCTCCAATAGATCGGCGCATTCGCTTAAGGCTTCATACAAGTCAAAACCCAGTACCGAACGGCAGGAACCTGCAATATGACCATTTGTTTCGGTCAATATAATCGTTGGACGGTAATATTTTTCGGTCAGGCGCGAAGCTACAATACCAATGACACCTTTGTGCCAGTCGGCTTTATACAATACCGTGGATTTGCGGCTTTTAAGTAGGGCATTGTCCTCAATGAGTGCCAGCGCTTCTTCTGTTATTTTGAGATCAAAGTCTTTACGGACATTGTTTTGATCGTCTATGCTCGAACTGAAGTCTTTGGCTTCCTGTAGCGATTTGGAAATCAAAAGCTTGACGGCGTCTTTGGCATGGTCTATTCTGCCGGCGGCATTAATGCGTGGGCCGATCTGGAACACAATGTCGTTAACTGTAAAGATCTTCGTTCGATTATTTGATAAGTCAATCAGTGCCTTTAATCCGACGCAGGGATTCGTATTAAGTTTAATAAGGCCAAAGTGGCTGAGTATTCTATTTTCACCGGTAATCGGAACAATGTCCGAAGCGATACTCACGGCCACAAGATCCAAAAACTGATAGCAGGTATTGATATCCATGCCATTGGTCAATATAAAAGCCTGAATGATCTTAAAGCCAATTCCACAACCTGAAAGTTCTTTATAGGGATATTCACAGTCTGCTCGCTTGGGATCTAATACGGCATAGGCTTTGGGAAGTTCTTCACCGGGAAGGTGGTGATCGCCAATGATAAAATCAATTCCTTTGCTATTTGCGTAATCTATTTTATCGACTGCCTTGATACCGCAGTCCAATGCAATAATTAAGCTGAAACCATTTGCTGTGGCATAGTCGATGCCTTGTGTAGAGATGCCATAACCTTCGGCATAGCGGTCTGGTATATAAAACTCCAGCTGGCTATGAAATTCCCTGAAAAAACTGTAAACAACAGCTACCGCTGTGGTACCGTCCACATCATAGTCTCCATAGATCAGAATTTTTTCTTTGTTGCCGATGGCTTGGATAATACGGGTGATGGCTTTCTCCATGTCCCGCATCAAAAATGGATCGTGCAAATCCGATAATTGAGGTCTAAAAAACTGCTTTGATTCGTCAAAAGTCTCAATTCCCCTGCTCACGAGCAACTCTGCCAATACAGTGTTGATGTTTAATTCCTCGCGCAGTTTGTTGGTTATTTTGACATCAGTTTTAGATTTTAGTACCCACCTTTTTTGCATATCTTTGCACAATATTTTAAGTGTAAATATACGTTTTAAGGCTGGACTTACCTAATTCCTAAACCCGGTATTGGTCCGCTGTTGCTTAACGTGCATATTCCCAATGTTTTAAATATGGTGCAGGCTTATTCTTTATATGAAGGTTCTTTTTCCGTAGACAAGAGTAGAAAATTTATTCCCTTTGACCCACTTCTAGACGACCCTAAGGACCGACCGGGGGCGATGTTTATCCATGTCCATCCCTTCTTGATCCAAACGAATGCCGGACTTGTTCTCTGTGATACCGGTCTTGGCTATACCGATGACAGTGCTGTGCTACAGCTGCATCATAATATCCGTAAGGCTGGCTTTAGACCCGAAGATGTAAAATATGTACTGATGTCCCACCTTCATAAGGATCATGCCGGTGGGATGGTCACATTTGAAAACGGAACTGGACGTATCGCATTTCCTGAAGCCGAATATATTGTTCAACGTGGCGAATGGGAAGACGCCTATTCAGGCATCTCCAGTTCATACAGGACCGAGATTTTTGATGTGATTCAACGCAGTGGAAATTTGGTACTGGTGGAAGGTGAAGGAAAAATAAATGATGAAATCAGCTATGCGCTCAATGGTGGACATACCGCACACCATCAGGCATTTCATATTCAAACGGATGATCAGCACTATTTCTTTGGCGGAGATGTATTACCTGAGCCTGAAGAAATTTTCCATAATTATGTTGCCAAATATGATTTCGATGGTCGGCGCTCCAAAGCCTTGCGTCAGGAGTATTGGGCAGAAGGCGCGCCAGCAGGCTGGATTTTTTTGTTTTATCATTCTAAGAATATAACCATTGGCCGTAGTCAGATCCGGGAAGATGGGACCTACAAGCTAGTTGACGCAAAGTTATAAAGGAAAAACCTCCATGACCTTTTAGGGACATGGAGGTTTTTGGAAGGTTTAGTATCCCGGATTTTGTGGGAAGGCTGCACCAGTGTTACTGTCTATAACTTCTTGTGGAATAGGCCAAAGAATAAATTCTTTTTTCACCACATTTTTTGATTGTGTATTTAATGTTTGCACGCGGCGTAAAAAGATATCCTCACCAAAGCGGGCAAGGGTCATACGGCGCATTTCCTCACCAATAAGCTCCCGGGCGCGTTCGTCGAGAATCAAATCAGCATTGATTGCTGATGCATCGATTAATGATGCCTTTGCACGGGCACGGACAGCATTAATGGCGTCTTTAGCTTGTGCCGGTTTATTGGCGCGCCAGTATGCTTCAGCCAATAGCAGGTAAGTTTCTGCCAAACGTACTTTCACACGGTCCTTCATATTTCCTTCAAATGCAGGGTCAACAGCGGTCTTTCCGTAGAAAAATTTGGTTGTTGTCGGGAATACATTACCTGATTCTTTGATCGCGTCGGTAAGTACGATCTTCTTACCATAAAGT
Proteins encoded in this window:
- the lptB gene encoding LPS export ABC transporter ATP-binding protein, translating into MILKAEHLIKKYKQRTVVNNVSFHVEQGEIVGLLGPNGAGKTTSFYMIVGLIKPNEGKVFLDDQEITQDAMYQRAQRGIGYLAQEASVFRKLSVENNILAVLEIHYPNKEERLAKLEELLTEFSLHRVRKNRGDLLSGGERRRTEIARALAANPSFILLDEPFAGVDPIAVEEIQTIVAKLKTRNIGILITDHNVQETLSITDRAYLLTEGKIMLTGTPEEIADNELARKFYLGRHFELRRKKF
- the recJ gene encoding single-stranded-DNA-specific exonuclease RecJ — protein: MQKRWVLKSKTDVKITNKLREELNINTVLAELLVSRGIETFDESKQFFRPQLSDLHDPFLMRDMEKAITRIIQAIGNKEKILIYGDYDVDGTTAVAVVYSFFREFHSQLEFYIPDRYAEGYGISTQGIDYATANGFSLIIALDCGIKAVDKIDYANSKGIDFIIGDHHLPGEELPKAYAVLDPKRADCEYPYKELSGCGIGFKIIQAFILTNGMDINTCYQFLDLVAVSIASDIVPITGENRILSHFGLIKLNTNPCVGLKALIDLSNNRTKIFTVNDIVFQIGPRINAAGRIDHAKDAVKLLISKSLQEAKDFSSSIDDQNNVRKDFDLKITEEALALIEDNALLKSRKSTVLYKADWHKGVIGIVASRLTEKYYRPTIILTETNGHIAGSCRSVLGFDLYEALSECADLLEQFGGHKYAAGLTMSLDNVTLFQDRFEEVVSRRISPEMLTQEILIDAKLALKDIDAKFFRILQQFEPFGPQNESPIFLSKKVNAVGQAFIVGTNHLKMTVVQEDSPSFDCIGFGLAEHITHINSGQSFDICYSIEENVWRNKRNLQLNIKGIKY
- a CDS encoding MBL fold metallo-hydrolase → MVQAYSLYEGSFSVDKSRKFIPFDPLLDDPKDRPGAMFIHVHPFLIQTNAGLVLCDTGLGYTDDSAVLQLHHNIRKAGFRPEDVKYVLMSHLHKDHAGGMVTFENGTGRIAFPEAEYIVQRGEWEDAYSGISSSYRTEIFDVIQRSGNLVLVEGEGKINDEISYALNGGHTAHHQAFHIQTDDQHYFFGGDVLPEPEEIFHNYVAKYDFDGRRSKALRQEYWAEGAPAGWIFLFYHSKNITIGRSQIREDGTYKLVDAKL